In Skermanella sp. TT6, one genomic interval encodes:
- a CDS encoding EF-hand domain-containing protein, with translation MLNPYARFLVASLCFSFVMAGGSVKSAPAQQAGGSGATGYERLAFDAADTDADDLVSEAELARDAAVGFSSLDKDRSRTLTRSELGPHDPARFSRIDANGDGVLTFSEVMANKTRAFAAGDKNGDGALSFEEMVEAASSDQGVAR, from the coding sequence ATGCTGAACCCCTATGCCCGATTTCTCGTGGCATCACTGTGTTTCTCCTTTGTCATGGCAGGCGGATCGGTCAAGTCCGCGCCTGCGCAGCAGGCCGGCGGGTCGGGAGCGACAGGGTACGAGCGCTTGGCTTTCGACGCGGCCGACACCGATGCCGATGACCTGGTCAGCGAGGCCGAACTCGCGCGGGATGCGGCGGTCGGGTTCAGTTCGCTCGACAAGGATCGAAGCAGGACGCTGACGCGGAGCGAACTGGGGCCGCATGACCCGGCCAGGTTCTCCCGCATCGACGCCAATGGCGACGGCGTCCTGACCTTCTCGGAGGTGATGGCCAACAAGACCCGGGCGTTCGCGGCCGGCGACAAGAATGGTGACGGTGCCCTGTCCTTCGAAGAAATGGTCGAGGCGGCGAGCTCCGACCAGGGAGTTGCGAGATGA
- the tnpC gene encoding IS66 family transposase: MEKPPRYRLSEAEKDALLVEQAALIERLAARVAELEALVGKPRKTSANSHIPPSQDGPGGASRKADAKRRRKPRPSRPGVSRPLADDPDRTERRLAECCPHCGTAVPEAAQRCRHRYDHIDLPVIRPVVTRVELFGGRCGDCGRRYRAAPPAAMPPGTPFGPGIRALLAYLHHSHHVGFERLSRMLEELFGLTISEGAIANALRRMGVAFDTACAAIKAKLLGAPVIASDETTTRVNGVTHWQWVFHSGQAVLHTIAPGRGRAVPAGILGGHRPEVWISDRYAGQQELGRVHQVCLAHVLRDVQYAIDCGDTVVAPKIRDHLRWAIRVGKRRPGLKDSTLAAYAAKAERDLDALVGVPAAHPAGRELQRLVKAWRGKFFVFLADRRVPPTNNGSEQEIRPSVVFRKVTNGFRSDWGPDIHAGYRSVIGTARRQGQSAWTAIRDLIGGTFAVA, encoded by the coding sequence ATGGAGAAACCGCCGCGCTATCGCCTGAGTGAGGCTGAGAAGGACGCCCTGCTGGTCGAGCAGGCGGCACTGATCGAGCGTCTGGCGGCGCGGGTCGCCGAACTGGAAGCGCTGGTCGGGAAGCCGCGGAAGACGTCGGCCAATTCGCACATTCCGCCGTCGCAGGACGGCCCTGGCGGTGCGTCGCGCAAGGCGGACGCCAAGCGCCGGCGCAAGCCGCGGCCGTCGCGGCCCGGAGTGTCGCGCCCGCTGGCCGACGATCCGGACCGGACCGAGCGCCGCCTAGCCGAGTGCTGTCCGCATTGCGGGACGGCGGTGCCCGAGGCCGCCCAGCGGTGCCGGCACCGCTACGACCACATCGACCTTCCGGTGATCCGCCCGGTGGTGACGCGGGTCGAGCTGTTCGGCGGCCGGTGCGGCGATTGCGGGCGGCGCTACCGGGCCGCCCCGCCCGCCGCCATGCCGCCGGGCACCCCTTTCGGGCCGGGCATCCGGGCGCTGCTGGCCTATCTGCACCACAGCCATCATGTCGGCTTCGAGCGGCTGTCGCGGATGCTGGAGGAGTTGTTCGGACTGACGATCTCCGAGGGGGCCATCGCCAATGCGTTGCGCCGCATGGGGGTGGCGTTCGACACGGCCTGCGCGGCGATCAAGGCCAAACTCCTGGGCGCCCCGGTGATCGCCTCGGACGAGACCACGACGCGGGTCAACGGCGTGACCCACTGGCAGTGGGTATTCCATTCCGGGCAAGCCGTGCTGCACACCATCGCGCCGGGCCGGGGCCGGGCGGTGCCCGCCGGGATCCTGGGCGGGCATAGGCCCGAAGTGTGGATCTCCGACCGCTACGCCGGGCAGCAGGAACTGGGACGGGTCCACCAAGTCTGCCTGGCCCACGTTCTCAGGGACGTGCAGTACGCCATCGACTGCGGCGACACCGTGGTCGCGCCGAAGATCCGCGATCATCTACGCTGGGCCATCCGCGTCGGCAAACGAAGACCGGGCCTGAAGGACAGTACGCTGGCCGCCTACGCCGCCAAAGCCGAGCGGGACCTCGATGCCCTGGTCGGCGTCCCCGCCGCCCATCCGGCCGGACGCGAGCTGCAGCGCCTGGTCAAGGCCTGGCGGGGCAAGTTCTTCGTCTTCCTCGCCGACCGCCGCGTGCCGCCGACCAACAACGGCAGCGAGCAGGAAATCCGCCCGTCCGTGGTCTTCCGCAAGGTCACCAACGGCTTCCGATCCGACTGGGGACCGGACATCCACGCAGGCTATCGCTCCGTGATCGGAACGGCCCGCCGGCAAGGTCAATCCGCCTGGACCGCCATCCGCGACCTCATTGGCGGAACCTTCGCCGTCGCCTGA
- a CDS encoding alpha/beta hydrolase, translating to MRVWVARMLKRAAAVLAIVAVTLLGIRAYDSQRGQPLESWHKYVPEELTADELDGGSWADYLKAETSLFDRVREEVTRKLPPEDRIPVNRYFDGSPIHPGRFPQDWNRSYALDPQGPLRGAVVFLHGLTDSPYSLRHIARRYSEHGFASIAIRLPGHGTVPAGLTDIDWEDWLAATRLTVREAQRRIGPGLPLHLVGFSNGGALAMMYALDALDDDRLVRPDRIVLISPMIGITAFARFAGLAGLPAIFPAFAKAAWLSVLPEFNPFKYNSFPINGARQSHLLTEALQRKIAAHASEGRLGELAPVITFQSVMDFTVSTRAIVSALYAHLPANGSELVLFDVNRNTKFGPLLSSASDTMLTRILPGPPRAFRTTIITNASPDSADVVERVVEAGTDAEVTRDLGLSYPIDVYSLSHVALPFPTSDPLYGLHPDLSEDFGINLGALAARGERGALIVSMDSLLRMSSNPFFGYLMGRIEEKLAPAPQLKAGDGR from the coding sequence ATGCGGGTCTGGGTCGCAAGGATGCTGAAGCGGGCTGCCGCGGTGCTGGCCATCGTCGCCGTGACGTTGCTTGGCATCCGCGCCTATGATTCCCAGCGCGGTCAACCGCTCGAGTCCTGGCACAAGTACGTTCCGGAGGAACTGACCGCCGATGAACTCGACGGCGGCAGCTGGGCCGATTACCTGAAGGCCGAGACGTCCCTCTTCGACAGGGTCCGGGAAGAAGTGACGCGGAAGCTGCCCCCGGAAGACCGGATCCCGGTCAACCGGTATTTCGACGGCAGCCCGATCCATCCGGGACGGTTTCCCCAGGACTGGAACCGCTCGTATGCGCTCGACCCCCAAGGCCCCCTCCGCGGCGCAGTCGTCTTCCTCCACGGCCTGACCGACTCGCCCTACAGCCTGCGCCACATCGCCCGACGGTACAGCGAGCATGGCTTTGCCTCCATAGCCATCAGGCTGCCCGGTCACGGCACCGTCCCGGCCGGCCTGACGGACATCGATTGGGAGGATTGGCTGGCGGCAACCCGGTTGACGGTCAGGGAAGCCCAGCGCCGTATAGGTCCGGGGCTGCCGTTACACCTGGTCGGATTCTCGAACGGCGGCGCGCTGGCGATGATGTATGCGCTCGACGCCCTGGACGACGATCGGCTGGTGCGACCCGACCGGATCGTTCTGATTTCGCCGATGATCGGAATCACCGCATTCGCGCGCTTCGCCGGACTGGCCGGGTTGCCCGCGATCTTCCCGGCCTTCGCGAAGGCCGCCTGGCTCAGCGTCCTGCCGGAGTTCAATCCCTTCAAGTACAACTCGTTCCCGATCAACGGGGCGCGCCAGTCGCACCTGCTGACGGAGGCGCTTCAAAGGAAGATCGCGGCCCATGCGTCGGAGGGCCGCTTGGGTGAACTGGCCCCCGTCATCACTTTCCAGTCGGTGATGGATTTCACCGTCAGTACGCGCGCGATAGTGTCCGCGTTGTATGCCCATCTGCCGGCCAACGGCAGTGAACTCGTGCTGTTCGACGTGAACCGCAACACCAAGTTCGGTCCGCTCCTGAGTTCCGCCTCCGATACCATGTTGACCCGGATCCTGCCCGGACCGCCCCGGGCGTTCCGGACCACGATCATCACCAACGCCAGCCCCGACAGCGCCGACGTGGTCGAGCGGGTCGTGGAGGCGGGGACCGACGCCGAGGTGACGCGCGATCTGGGATTGTCCTATCCGATCGACGTCTACTCGCTGTCGCATGTCGCCCTTCCGTTCCCGACCAGCGACCCCCTCTACGGATTGCACCCCGACCTCTCGGAGGATTTCGGCATCAACCTGGGCGCCCTGGCCGCCCGGGGGGAGCGCGGCGCCCTGATCGTCAGCATGGATTCCCTGCTCCGCATGTCGTCCAATCCGTTCTTCGGCTACCTCATGGGGCGGATCGAGGAAAAGCTCGCGCCGGCCCCGCAGCTGAAGGCCGGCGACGGCCGTTGA
- a CDS encoding PAS domain-containing protein, which yields MSNGPPRMKMYSAYPNECEQSKPGIVEEPIDEATVRCRNFQSRLTEKLWHWWAEAGRDGVPNWSSFDVTKHAPLIPNIYVVRALDGCFQFRLYGERAIQIIGQNMTGQVIAPETPGAISEHLHDYFSRVLAGGQAWRCTGRLLYKNREHIRFESVDIPLIRYGAAPDTILGVIDLVS from the coding sequence GTGTCGAACGGCCCGCCTCGGATGAAGATGTATTCAGCCTACCCGAACGAATGCGAGCAGAGTAAACCGGGCATCGTCGAGGAGCCCATTGATGAAGCCACTGTTCGGTGCCGCAATTTCCAGAGCCGCCTGACGGAGAAACTGTGGCACTGGTGGGCCGAGGCCGGCCGGGACGGGGTTCCGAACTGGTCGTCCTTCGACGTCACGAAGCATGCGCCGCTGATCCCCAACATCTATGTGGTGCGCGCGCTGGACGGCTGCTTCCAGTTCCGTCTCTACGGCGAGCGGGCGATCCAGATCATCGGCCAGAACATGACCGGCCAGGTGATCGCACCCGAGACCCCGGGCGCGATCAGCGAGCATCTGCACGATTACTTCAGCCGCGTGCTGGCCGGCGGCCAAGCTTGGCGCTGCACGGGGCGGCTGTTGTACAAGAACCGTGAGCATATCCGTTTCGAATCGGTCGATATCCCGCTGATCCGTTACGGAGCGGCCCCCGACACGATCCTTGGAGTGATCGATCTCGTGAGCTGA
- a CDS encoding META domain-containing protein — MRRRMTPGIPHPIGVTTPLSGSFAAGVKIWRTASGASMMPRVILLPAIAATLLSGTCPAAAADSAYAARGNEPGWSLEIAQDRITLVTDYGAARITVPRPAEQTVPGGRRYDAATEAHRLRVAIDARTCADTMSGMPYPDHVTVTIDGRNLTGCGGDPATLLQGRRWSVREVAGSAIPRSAGADGSPPTLVFALDGRLSGTTGCNAYRAAFAVTGEGLSIGPVVTTRRACPPGLLQREAAFLKILGTAARHEMPDDGMLVVHGADGRTIVAAQE; from the coding sequence GTGCGCAGGAGGATGACGCCGGGCATCCCGCACCCGATCGGGGTGACCACGCCGCTCTCTGGATCTTTCGCGGCCGGCGTGAAAATCTGGCGGACCGCCTCCGGGGCTTCCATGATGCCGAGGGTCATTCTTCTGCCGGCCATTGCCGCGACCCTGCTGTCCGGAACCTGCCCGGCAGCGGCAGCCGATTCCGCCTATGCGGCACGCGGCAACGAGCCGGGCTGGTCGCTGGAGATCGCCCAGGACCGTATCACTCTGGTCACGGACTACGGAGCGGCGCGGATCACGGTCCCGCGCCCGGCGGAGCAGACGGTTCCCGGCGGCCGCCGCTATGACGCTGCGACGGAGGCGCACCGGCTGCGCGTCGCGATCGATGCGCGGACCTGCGCGGACACCATGTCCGGCATGCCCTACCCGGACCATGTGACCGTCACGATCGACGGGCGGAACCTGACGGGCTGCGGGGGAGATCCGGCGACGCTGCTGCAGGGCCGCCGCTGGTCCGTCAGGGAGGTCGCCGGTTCGGCCATTCCCAGGTCCGCCGGCGCCGACGGCTCCCCGCCCACGCTGGTCTTCGCGCTTGACGGCCGGCTGTCCGGTACGACGGGCTGCAACGCATACCGTGCGGCCTTTGCCGTCACGGGCGAGGGCCTGTCGATCGGACCGGTCGTCACGACGCGGCGGGCCTGTCCGCCGGGATTGCTCCAGCGCGAAGCCGCGTTCCTGAAGATCCTGGGAACGGCGGCGCGGCACGAGATGCCGGACGACGGGATGCTCGTCGTCCACGGCGCCGACGGCCGGACGATCGTGGCGGCCCAGGAGTAA
- a CDS encoding LysR family transcriptional regulator — MHQIRYFLAVARTRNFTRAAEECHVSQPSLTRAIQKLEGELGGPLFRREHSLSHLTDLGRIMLPHLEQTYGAAQAAKSMAEGLRKGSLAPLGLGVTASLAPDHLVGLLETLNRSLNGLELTLESEAHADLVRDMMQGDFDVAILEEAADLPDRLRSWRLFREHYRVLCRTDHRFAQLNAIEPALLDGEVWIDRPSCLSSPRFRQLCALAGVMPAFRHRATGEAHLQRMVLAGFGCALVPETLPIADGLATRPVHDLDLSRTVLVATVIGRRLSPASDAFLRAARARAWASEEPGAQPPMSRRT, encoded by the coding sequence ATGCATCAGATACGCTATTTTCTGGCGGTCGCCCGCACGCGAAACTTCACCCGCGCCGCGGAGGAGTGCCATGTCAGCCAGCCCTCGCTGACCCGCGCGATCCAGAAGCTCGAGGGGGAACTGGGCGGCCCGCTGTTCCGGCGTGAACACAGCCTGTCGCACCTGACCGACCTGGGCCGCATCATGCTGCCCCACCTGGAGCAGACCTACGGGGCGGCGCAGGCCGCGAAGTCCATGGCGGAAGGGTTGCGCAAGGGCAGCCTGGCGCCGCTCGGCCTGGGCGTCACCGCGTCCCTCGCCCCCGACCACCTGGTCGGCCTGCTGGAAACGCTGAACCGATCGCTGAACGGGCTGGAGCTGACGCTGGAGTCCGAAGCCCACGCCGATCTCGTGCGGGACATGATGCAGGGCGACTTCGATGTGGCGATCCTGGAGGAGGCGGCCGACCTTCCCGACCGGCTTCGCAGCTGGCGGCTCTTTCGGGAGCATTACCGGGTGCTGTGCCGGACCGACCACCGCTTCGCCCAGCTGAATGCGATCGAGCCGGCGCTGCTCGACGGCGAGGTCTGGATCGACCGGCCGAGCTGCCTGTCCAGCCCCCGTTTCCGGCAGCTCTGCGCCCTTGCCGGCGTCATGCCGGCGTTCCGCCACCGCGCCACCGGCGAGGCGCATCTCCAGCGCATGGTGCTGGCCGGCTTCGGCTGCGCCCTGGTTCCCGAGACCCTGCCGATCGCCGACGGGCTGGCGACGCGTCCGGTCCACGACCTCGACCTGTCGCGGACCGTGCTGGTCGCGACCGTGATCGGCCGCCGCCTGTCGCCGGCGTCGGACGCTTTCCTGAGAGCGGCGCGGGCCCGTGCCTGGGCATCGGAGGAGCCGGGCGCTCAGCCGCCGATGTCCCGCAGGACCTGA
- a CDS encoding peroxiredoxin-like family protein, producing the protein MTPLADRLDEINRSLDPAWDALYDGFVADLRAAGAAAGSPAVGDGLEPFALPDSRGRYVSSRDLLAEGPVVLSFYRGGWCPYCRTEMAAWSESASEVRRLGACFVAVTGETGGGAEALRQRLDLGGLILVDVDHGLALRMGLAVRVSDRVRAAYLGIGRDLARHYGSDAWFIPVPATYVVDRHGIVRFAEADVDFRRRAEPEAVLQVLRDIGG; encoded by the coding sequence ATGACGCCGCTCGCCGACAGGCTGGACGAGATAAACCGGTCGCTCGATCCGGCCTGGGACGCCCTCTATGACGGGTTCGTCGCCGACCTGCGCGCGGCCGGCGCCGCGGCCGGCAGCCCGGCGGTCGGCGACGGGCTCGAGCCATTCGCCCTGCCGGACAGCCGCGGCCGGTACGTCTCGTCCCGCGACCTGCTGGCGGAGGGGCCGGTGGTGCTGAGCTTCTACCGGGGCGGCTGGTGCCCCTATTGCCGCACCGAGATGGCGGCCTGGTCCGAGTCCGCCTCCGAGGTCCGGCGGCTCGGCGCCTGCTTCGTCGCGGTGACCGGCGAGACCGGCGGCGGGGCGGAGGCGCTCCGGCAACGGCTCGACCTGGGCGGCCTGATCCTGGTCGACGTCGACCACGGCCTGGCGCTCCGGATGGGGCTCGCCGTCAGGGTGAGCGACAGGGTCCGCGCGGCCTATCTCGGGATCGGCCGCGACCTGGCCCGGCATTACGGCAGCGACGCCTGGTTCATTCCGGTGCCGGCCACCTATGTGGTGGACCGGCACGGCATCGTCCGCTTCGCCGAGGCCGACGTGGATTTCCGCCGCCGCGCCGAGCCGGAAGCGGTGCTTCAGGTCCTGCGGGACATCGGCGGCTGA
- a CDS encoding FAD-containing oxidoreductase, which yields MARTFDAIIIGSGQAGPFLAVRLAQAGMRTAVIEREHLGGTCVNDGCIPTKTLVASARVAHLARRAADYGVVTGGEVRVDMKAVKERKDRIVQASLDSLAAWLGGTENLTLVWGSARFTGPREVEVNGETLTAPRIFINTGGRPAVPDWPGLSGVPFLTNTSMMTLDALPEHLVVAGGSYIGLEFAQMYRRFGSRVTVVEYADRLIAREDPEVSDAVRGILAAEGIDIHLGVRDIAVGKRGSGIRLTATAGGSPVGIDGSHLLLAVGRVPNTDGLNLEAPGVAVDKRGFIQVDDQLRASVEEGGAGGIWALGDVNGRGAFTHTSYNDFEIVAANLLDGDPRRVSDRITAYALFTDPPLGRVGMTEAEVRATGRPALKGVLPMTRVGRAKERGETQGFMKVLVDRETRLILGAALLCIEGDEIVHSLLDVMAAKAPYTVIQRCVHIHPTVSELIPTLLGSLKPLE from the coding sequence ATGGCGAGGACCTTCGACGCGATCATCATCGGGAGCGGCCAGGCCGGTCCCTTCCTGGCGGTCCGGCTTGCCCAGGCGGGCATGAGGACGGCCGTCATCGAGCGGGAGCACCTGGGCGGGACCTGCGTCAACGACGGCTGCATCCCGACCAAGACGCTGGTCGCCAGCGCCCGCGTGGCCCATCTGGCGCGCCGCGCCGCGGACTACGGCGTGGTGACCGGCGGCGAGGTCCGGGTCGACATGAAGGCGGTCAAGGAGCGCAAGGACCGGATCGTGCAGGCGTCGCTGGACAGCCTGGCGGCCTGGCTGGGCGGAACGGAGAACCTGACGCTGGTCTGGGGATCGGCCCGCTTCACCGGTCCCCGCGAGGTCGAGGTGAACGGCGAGACCCTGACCGCGCCCCGGATCTTCATCAATACCGGCGGGCGGCCGGCGGTGCCCGACTGGCCCGGCCTGTCCGGCGTGCCCTTCCTCACCAACACCTCCATGATGACGCTCGACGCGCTGCCGGAGCATCTGGTCGTCGCCGGAGGCAGCTATATCGGCCTGGAATTCGCCCAGATGTACCGCCGCTTCGGCTCCCGCGTCACGGTGGTCGAGTATGCCGACCGCCTGATCGCGCGGGAGGACCCGGAGGTTTCCGACGCGGTGCGCGGCATCCTGGCGGCGGAGGGCATCGACATCCACCTGGGGGTCCGCGACATCGCGGTCGGGAAGCGGGGCTCCGGCATCAGGCTGACCGCCACCGCCGGGGGAAGTCCCGTCGGGATCGACGGCAGCCACCTGCTGCTGGCGGTCGGCCGGGTGCCCAACACGGACGGCCTGAACCTGGAGGCCCCCGGCGTCGCCGTGGACAAGCGCGGCTTCATCCAGGTCGACGACCAGCTCCGGGCGAGCGTAGAGGAGGGCGGGGCCGGAGGGATCTGGGCCCTGGGCGACGTCAACGGGCGCGGCGCCTTCACCCACACCTCCTACAACGACTTCGAGATCGTCGCGGCCAACCTGCTCGACGGCGATCCCCGCCGGGTGTCGGACCGCATCACGGCCTATGCCCTGTTCACCGACCCTCCCCTGGGCCGCGTCGGCATGACCGAGGCCGAGGTGCGGGCCACCGGCCGGCCGGCGCTGAAGGGCGTGCTGCCCATGACCCGCGTCGGCCGCGCCAAGGAGCGCGGCGAGACCCAGGGCTTCATGAAGGTGCTCGTGGACCGCGAGACCCGGCTGATCCTGGGGGCGGCGCTGCTGTGCATAGAGGGGGATGAGATCGTCCATTCGCTGCTGGACGTCATGGCGGCCAAGGCGCCCTATACCGTGATCCAGCGCTGCGTGCACATCCACCCCACGGTCAGCGAGCTGATCCCCACGCTGCTGGGCAGCCTGAAGCCGCTGGAATGA